The Negativicutes bacterium genome has a window encoding:
- a CDS encoding arginine--tRNA ligase, protein MDIKELLNKAISGAAQQSIADGAFSAENLPEIILEVPPQKEFGDFATNFALQAAKAARTKPRIIAEAIVSRLKAEWLEKAEIAGPGFINFYLKPTWLYDCLAEIIKQGSSYGNVVLATPQKVQVEYVSANPTGPLHVGHGRGAAVGSALVNLLKAAGYAVESEYYINDAGNQIDNLAASVNARYLELLGQETTFPENGYHGRDIIDTAQRIIDHHNDQYLQMSEAERLQIFKTLALEEKLAALKEDLQAFNVSFDNWFSELTLHQAGAIEETCNVLLDNGNMFKEDGALWLKSTAYGDDKDRVVIRDNGVPTYLAADIAYHRDKMERGFDTLINIWGADHHGYIARVKAAIAALGYSGEALEVLILQMVSLYQNGELVKMSKRTGQSITLTELIEEVGTDAARFFFIMRSIDSQLDFDLDLAKSRSNENPVYYIQYAHARICSIFRQADEARIKYNENSAKLELLNSETEVALIKKLTEYPEEISYSAKERAPHRIARYAHDLAGLFHSFYNQCRIMGVEEDLAIARLALLSAVKNNIVHSLNILGISAPEKM, encoded by the coding sequence TTGGATATAAAAGAACTGCTTAATAAGGCAATTAGTGGTGCCGCACAGCAAAGTATCGCTGATGGGGCTTTTAGTGCTGAAAATTTGCCTGAAATAATTTTAGAAGTGCCACCACAAAAAGAATTTGGTGATTTTGCAACAAATTTTGCGTTGCAAGCGGCAAAAGCGGCTCGGACTAAGCCAAGGATTATTGCAGAAGCGATAGTGTCAAGACTAAAGGCTGAGTGGTTAGAAAAAGCGGAAATTGCCGGACCGGGCTTTATTAATTTTTATTTAAAGCCTACTTGGTTATATGATTGTTTAGCGGAAATCATTAAGCAAGGGTCATCTTATGGTAATGTGGTTTTAGCAACACCGCAAAAAGTTCAAGTTGAATATGTTAGTGCTAACCCAACCGGGCCCTTACATGTCGGACATGGTCGAGGCGCTGCTGTGGGTAGTGCTTTAGTAAATTTACTGAAGGCTGCGGGCTATGCTGTGGAAAGTGAGTATTATATTAATGATGCCGGTAACCAAATTGATAATTTGGCAGCTTCAGTTAATGCGCGCTATTTAGAATTGCTAGGTCAAGAAACTACTTTCCCAGAGAATGGCTATCATGGGCGTGATATTATTGATACGGCACAAAGAATTATTGACCATCATAATGATCAGTATTTGCAGATGAGTGAAGCAGAACGGTTGCAAATATTTAAAACTTTAGCCTTAGAAGAAAAATTAGCAGCACTTAAAGAAGATTTACAAGCTTTTAATGTTAGTTTTGACAATTGGTTCAGTGAATTAACACTGCATCAAGCTGGTGCTATTGAAGAAACTTGTAATGTTTTACTTGATAATGGCAATATGTTTAAAGAAGATGGAGCATTATGGCTTAAATCGACGGCTTATGGTGATGACAAAGACCGGGTAGTAATTAGGGATAATGGCGTGCCTACATATTTAGCGGCTGATATTGCTTATCATCGTGACAAGATGGAACGTGGGTTTGATACCTTAATTAATATTTGGGGTGCTGATCATCATGGCTATATTGCAAGGGTCAAAGCAGCGATTGCTGCATTAGGTTATAGTGGTGAGGCCTTAGAAGTACTTATTTTACAAATGGTAAGTTTATACCAAAATGGTGAATTAGTAAAAATGTCAAAACGAACTGGTCAAAGCATAACTTTGACAGAATTGATTGAGGAAGTTGGCACTGATGCTGCAAGATTCTTCTTTATAATGCGTTCAATTGACAGTCAATTAGATTTTGACTTGGATTTAGCAAAATCAAGATCCAATGAAAACCCGGTATATTATATACAATATGCTCATGCCCGTATTTGCAGTATTTTCCGCCAAGCGGACGAAGCAAGAATTAAATACAATGAAAACAGTGCGAAATTAGAATTATTAAATAGTGAAACAGAAGTAGCCTTAATTAAAAAATTAACAGAATATCCGGAAGAAATAAGTTATTCGGCAAAAGAACGAGCACCACATCGCATTGCGCGGTACGCTCATGATTTAGCGGGATTATTCCATAGCTTTTATAATCAATGTCGTATTATGGGCGTGGAAGAAGATTTGGCGATTGCCAGATTAGCATTATTGAGTGCAGTGAAAAATAATATTGTCCATTCTTTAAATATTTTAGGAATATCTGCGCCGGAAAAAATGTAA
- a CDS encoding DUF1934 domain-containing protein, giving the protein MNKVVVKVLGNQKDIYGEENKIEVVSVGKHYCKNDVHYVLYNDSENLGVDHTSTLLKIDKDNVTLIRKGKVEQTQFFKKLETSSSNYKTPFGNMRLTVLTKELDIAFGTVTGDIVIDYELAIDGQWQSENELRINISTENVADNLN; this is encoded by the coding sequence ATGAACAAGGTCGTTGTTAAGGTTTTAGGTAATCAAAAAGATATTTATGGCGAAGAAAACAAGATTGAAGTAGTGTCTGTTGGTAAACATTATTGTAAAAATGATGTGCATTATGTGCTATATAATGATAGCGAAAACTTAGGGGTAGATCATACTTCAACCTTATTAAAAATAGATAAAGATAATGTAACTTTAATTCGTAAGGGAAAAGTTGAACAAACTCAATTTTTTAAAAAACTAGAAACAAGCTCTAGTAATTATAAGACACCTTTTGGCAATATGAGACTTACTGTTTTAACTAAGGAACTGGATATTGCCTTTGGCACAGTTACCGGTGATATTGTTATTGACTATGAACTAGCAATAGATGGTCAATGGCAAAGTGAAAATGAATTAAGAATAAATATTTCTACGGAAAATGTCGCTGATAATTTAAATTAG
- a CDS encoding DUF2156 domain-containing protein, with the protein MFIINFQEITKADKELFDSFFKNHYYENSHFNFTNYFMWRKSYQIKYAKLADVLFFKAKYADEEFLLQPIGPKKRAQAAIGKCLQYCEEANIPFKMVGVEGWMAEELLKYDKTKFDFLPDRDNFDYVYLQEDLAQLKGRRYHSKKNHVNNFKKSYSDYEYKELTPDLVEQCKANLNNWFEQNDGFNDDIIMAEREAIFEVLDNFTALKLTGGTILINGKVEAFTFGEQLNTDTAVIHVEKANPEIRGAYAIINQEFCQKAWSHLKYINREEDMGIEGLRQAKKSYKPVKMIGKYIVTVK; encoded by the coding sequence GCATTTTAATTTTACTAATTACTTTATGTGGAGAAAGTCTTATCAAATAAAATATGCTAAGCTGGCTGATGTTTTATTTTTTAAAGCGAAGTATGCTGATGAAGAATTCTTATTGCAACCAATTGGTCCGAAGAAAAGAGCGCAAGCTGCTATTGGTAAGTGTTTGCAGTATTGTGAAGAAGCCAATATTCCGTTTAAAATGGTTGGGGTTGAAGGCTGGATGGCAGAAGAGTTATTAAAGTATGACAAAACTAAGTTTGACTTTTTGCCGGATCGGGATAACTTTGATTATGTTTATTTACAAGAAGACTTAGCTCAATTAAAGGGAAGACGTTATCATTCCAAAAAAAATCATGTTAATAACTTTAAGAAAAGTTATAGCGATTATGAGTATAAAGAGTTGACCCCTGACTTAGTGGAACAATGTAAAGCCAACTTAAATAATTGGTTTGAGCAAAATGACGGCTTTAATGATGATATTATTATGGCCGAACGTGAAGCTATTTTTGAGGTTCTAGATAATTTTACTGCTTTAAAATTAACCGGTGGTACTATTTTAATAAATGGCAAGGTGGAAGCCTTTACTTTTGGAGAACAACTTAATACTGATACGGCAGTGATTCATGTTGAAAAAGCAAATCCTGAAATAAGAGGCGCCTATGCAATTATTAATCAGGAATTTTGTCAAAAAGCGTGGAGTCATTTAAAATATATTAATAGAGAAGAAGATATGGGCATTGAAGGCTTGCGACAAGCGAAGAAAAGTTATAAGCCCGTTAAAATGATCGGAAAATATATTGTTACTGTAAAATGA